Proteins encoded together in one Papaver somniferum cultivar HN1 unplaced genomic scaffold, ASM357369v1 unplaced-scaffold_21, whole genome shotgun sequence window:
- the LOC113339679 gene encoding non-classical arabinogalactan protein 31-like, whose protein sequence is MALSKVLVALVVLISLSTNVSAHLVPKPAPVSVAPASPPVYSPAPSPVYSPAPSPVYAPVPSPVAAPPPTPVASPPKYVPEKRLIAVQGVVYCKSCKYSAYNTLMGATALPGAMVKMVCVTSTKKKNKPVVLTAVTDKNGYFFIPPSKKVSHLGAQKRCKVFLYSAPKKSKSMTPTNLNSGLTGAYLKRVKPSKPLPFALFTVGPFAFAPPPCKKSTTF, encoded by the exons ATGGCTTTGTCTAAGGTTCTAGTTGCATTGGTGGTTTTGATTTCACTTAGTACTAATGTTAGCGCACATCTTGTACCAAAACCTGCACCAGTTTCTGTCGCCCCTGCATCTCCTCCCGTTTACTCCCCAGCACCCTCTCCCGTTTATTCTCCAGCACCTTCTCCTGTTTATGCTCCAGTTCCTTCACCAGTTGCTGCCCCACCACCAACTCCGGTCGCATCTCCACCCAAGTACGTCCCAGAAAAAAGGCTTATTGCCGTGCAAGGTGTTGTTTACTGCAAGTCATGCAAGTACAGTGCGTACAATACCCTTATGGGAGCTACAGCACTCCCTG GTGCTATGGTGAAGATGGTATGTGTGACTTCGaccaagaagaaaaacaaaccagTAGTGTTGACTGCTGTTACAGACAAGAACGGTTATTTCTTTATCCCACCATCAAAGAAGGTTAGCCATTTAGGTGCTCAAAAGAGGTGCAAAGTCTTCCTATATTCTGCACCAAAGAAGTCAAAATCCATGACTCCAACAAACCTGAACTCTGGTTTAACGGGCGCTTACTTGAAGCGTGTCAAGCCATCTAAACCTCTTCCTTTTGCTCTTTTCACTGTGGGTCCTTTTGCTTTTGCACCACCCCCATGCAAAAAATCCACAACCTTTTAA